In Syngnathus scovelli strain Florida chromosome 11, RoL_Ssco_1.2, whole genome shotgun sequence, one DNA window encodes the following:
- the mrto4 gene encoding mRNA turnover protein 4 homolog encodes MPKSKRDKKISLTKTAKKGLESKQKLIEELRKCVDTYKYLFIFSVANVRNNKLKDIRTAWKHSRFFFGKNKVMIIAIGKGQTDEYRDNLCQVSKHLRGEVGVLFTNKTKEEVQEYFNHHKQMDYARSGNVAQMDVSLDEGPLEHFTHSMEPQLRQLGLPTALKKGVVTLLKDHTVCKHGDILTPEQARILKLLGIEMAEFQVTIKCMWSSETGAFEIFEGQEEPKQDIEDNKSEEDEQEEDGD; translated from the exons ATGCCTAAGTCGAAGAGGGACAAGAAAA TTTCTTTGACTAAAACAGCTAAGAAGGGACTCGAATCCAAACAGAAACTAATAGAAGAG TTACGGAAATGTGTCGACACCTACAAATATTTGTTCATCTTCTCCGTGGCTAACGTGAGGAATAATAAACTGAAAGACATCAGGACAGCCTGGAAACATAGCAG attcttttttggaaaaaacaaagtcatgatAATTGCCATTGGGAAaggacaaactgatgaatacagGGACAATTTATGTCAG GTCAGCAAGCATCTACGAGGCGAAGTGGGAGTACTTTTCACTAATAAAACCAAGGAGGAGGTGCAAGA gtATTTCAATCATCACAAACAGATGGATTATGCACGGTCAGGTAATGTGGCTCAGATGGACGTGAGTCTGGATGAGGGGCCGTTGGAGCACTTCACGCACTCAATGGAGCCTCAGCTGAGGCAGCTGGGCCTCCCCACTGCGCTCAAAAAGG GTGTGGTGACACTACTGAAGGACCACACAGTCTGCAAGCATGGCGATATCCTTACCCCTGAACAGGCGCGTATTCTG AAATTGTTGGGTATTGAGATGGCAGAGTTCCAAGTGACGATCAAATGCATGTGGAGCTCTGAAACAGGCGCGTTTGAGATCTTTGAGGGCCAGGAAGAGCCCAAGCAGGACATCGAGGACAACAAAAGCGAAGAAGACGAGCAGGAGGAGGATGGAGATTGA
- the LOC125977480 gene encoding aflatoxin B1 aldehyde reductase member 4 translates to MQCVITARLISPRKSHFIASALCSKLTFKFVPWRNMSMTRPVTLLGTMAFGGRADAEQSLEMTKTFLDRGHKHLDTAFMYMDGKSESIMGGMNLPKTVSIATKANPWDGKTLKPESVRSQLATSLKRLQTDSVDLFYLHAPDHVNPIVDTLRACDELHKEGKFKEFGLSNYASWEVAEIVCLCRQNDWIVPTVYQGMYNATTRQVETELLPCLRYFGLKFYAYNPLAGGLLTGKYHYEDKDASQPAGRFFGNNWAAVYRDRYWKQSHFQAIEVVQKALEVAYGPTPPTLLSAAMRWMYHHSQLKGEFGDGVIIGMSTVEQLRENLAAAEEGPLDERVVKAFGDAWNLVAHECPKYFR, encoded by the exons ATGCAGTGCGTAATAACAGCGCGACTCATCTCGCCACGCAAATCCCATTTTATAGCGAGCGCGCTCTGCAGTAAGCTTACATTTAAGTTTGTGCCTTGGCGGAACATGTCCATGACGCGACCGGTTACTTTGCTCGGCACCATGGCCTTCGGAGGCCGGGCGGACGCTGAGCAAAGTCTGGAGATGACCAAGACGTTCCTGGACCGGGGACACAAACATTTGGACACGGCCTTTATGTACATGGACGGAAAGTCGGAGAGCATCATGGGAGGCATGAACCTCCCCAAAACAG TCAGCATTGCCACCAAGGCAAACCCGTGGGACGGGAAGACGTTGAAACCGGAAAGTGTGCGCTCTCAACTGGCGACTTCCCTCAAGCGTCTGCAGACAGACTCCGTGGACCTCTTCTACCTTCACGCGCCCGACCACGTCAATCCAATTGTGGACACCTTGCGGGCTTGCGACGAGCTCCACAAAGAG GGGAAATTCAAGGAGTTTGGACTGTCCAATTATGCATCATGGGAAGTGGCTGAAATCGTGTGCCTGTGCAGACAGAATGACTGGATTGTGCCCACAGTGTATCAG GGGATGTACAACGCCACAACCAGACAAGTCGAGACAGAGTTACTACCCTGTTTGAGGTACTTTGGGTTGAAGTTCTACGCTTACAACCCACTCGCAG GTGGCCTTCTGACTGGAAAGTATCACTATGAGGACAAAGATGCATCTCAGCCAGCAGGGAGATTCTTTGGTAACAATTGGGCTGCAGTTTACAGGGACAG GTACTGGAAGCAGAGTCACTTCCAAGCTATAGAAGTGGTCCAAAAGGCCTTGGAGGTAGCATACGGGCCAACGCCGCCCACTCTGTTGTCTGCTGCCATGCGCTGGATGTACCACCACTCCCAGCTCAAG GGCGAATTTGGTGACGGCGTCATCATTGGTATGTCCACGGTGGAGCAGCTCAGAGAGAATCTGGCTGCCGCGGAGGAAGGGCCTCTGGATGAGAGGGTGGTAAAGGCCTTCGGGGACGCTTGGAACCTAGTCGCTCATGAGTGTCCGAAATATTTCCGATAG
- the LOC125977481 gene encoding aflatoxin B1 aldehyde reductase member 2-like: MSTTRLVTLLGTNAFGDRADAEQSLEMTKTFLDCGHTQLDTAFMYMDGKSESIIGSMNLPKIVSIATKANPWDGKTLKPESVRAQLETSLKRLQTDCVDLFYLHMPDHFNPIVDTLRACDELHKEGKFKEFGLSNYASWEVAEIVCLCRQNDWIVPTVYQGMYNAITRQVETELLPCLRYFGLRFYAYNPLAGGLLTGKYHYEDKDASQPAGRFFGHNWAALYRDRYWKQSHFQAIEVVQKALEVAYGPTPPTLLSAAMRWMYHHSQLKDEFGDGVIIGMSTVEQLRENLAAAEEGPLDERVVKAFGDAWNVVAHECPKYFR; this comes from the exons ATGTCAACGACGCGACTGGTTACGTTGCTTGGCACCAATGCCTTCGGAGACCGGGCGGATGCAGAGCAAAGTCTGGAGATGACCAAGACGTTCCTGGACTGCGGACACACACAATTGGACACTGCCTTCATGTACATGGACGGAAAGTCGGAGAGCATCATAGGAAGCATGAACCTCCCCAAAATAG TCAGCATTGCCACCAAGGCAAACCCGTGGGACGGGAAGACGTTGAAACCGGAAAGTGTGCGCGCTCAACTCGAGACTTCCCTCAAGCGTCTGCAGACAGACTGCGTGGACCTCTTCTACCTGCACATGCCAGATCACTTCAATCCAATTGTGGACACCCTGCGGGCTTGCGACGAGCTCCACAAAGAG GGGAAATTCAAGGAGTTTGGACTGTCCAATTATGCATCATGGGAAGTGGCTGAAATCGTGTGCCTGTGCAGACAGAATGACTGGATTGTGCCCACAGTGTATCAG GGGATGTACAATGCCATAACCAGACAAGTCGAGACAGAGTTGCTACCCTGTTTGAGGTACTTTGGGTTGAGGTTCTACGCATACAACCCACTCGCAG GTGGCCTTCTGACTGGAAAGTATCACTATGAAGATAAAGACGCATCTCAGCCAGCAGGAAGATTCTTTGGTCACAATTGGGCTGCACTTTACAGGGACAG GTACTGGAAGCAGAGTCACTTCCAAGCTATAGAAGTGGTCCAAAAGGCCTTGGAGGTAGCATACGGGCCAACGCCGCCCACTCTGTTGTCTGCCGCCATGCGCTGGATGTACCACCACTCCCAGCTCAAG GACGAATTTGGTGACGGCGTCATCATCGGCATGTCCACGGTGGAGCAGCTCAGAGAGAATCTGGCCGCTGCGGAGGAAGGGCCTCTGGATGAGAGGGTGGTGAAGGCCTTCGGGGACGCTTGGAACGTGGTCGCTCACGAGTGTCCGAAATATTTCCGATAG